A window from Enterocloster bolteae encodes these proteins:
- a CDS encoding MATE family efflux transporter has protein sequence MALVKKNIDLLNGNILTSLTELALPIMATSLVQTAYNLTDMAWIGMVGSDAVAAVGAAAMYTWLSSGVATLARMGGQVKSAHAYGEGNRREAVQYGKGALQLALVLAAVYGIITNLFAGPLIDFFHLNSNLVVEDAIVYLRIACGLILFAFIGQTLTGLYTASGNSRTPFVANCIGMGANIVLDPLLIFGLGPIPGMGVAGAAIATVTAQFIVALVLVISMRRDPVLASQMRVWIPTPLSNIKTMVRIGFPAAIQSMLYCGISMVLTRFVTAWGDTAVAVQRVGGQIESISWMTADGFGTAINAFVGQNYGAGNLKRVKKGYMTASAIMFIWGIFTTCLLIFGAAPIFSLFIHEAEVIPAGADYLRIIGFSEMFMCVELMTVGALSGMGKTMEASVITIILTASRIPLAVILGGTAMGLNGIWWALTISSIVKGIIFFVYYLHIMKRMKA, from the coding sequence GTGGCATTAGTGAAAAAGAATATCGACTTACTAAATGGAAATATACTCACATCTCTGACTGAGCTGGCCCTTCCAATCATGGCCACGTCTCTGGTCCAGACTGCGTATAATCTGACGGATATGGCCTGGATTGGTATGGTGGGAAGCGATGCGGTGGCAGCGGTTGGTGCGGCAGCCATGTATACCTGGCTGTCCTCCGGCGTTGCAACCCTGGCCAGGATGGGAGGCCAGGTGAAGTCTGCCCATGCCTATGGAGAAGGAAACCGCAGGGAGGCGGTCCAGTACGGAAAGGGAGCCCTGCAATTGGCTTTGGTGCTGGCTGCTGTGTATGGAATCATAACAAATCTTTTTGCAGGGCCTCTGATAGACTTTTTCCATCTTAATTCAAACCTGGTGGTGGAAGATGCAATTGTGTATCTGAGAATCGCATGCGGCCTTATTCTCTTTGCATTTATTGGACAGACACTGACGGGTCTTTATACGGCTTCCGGCAACAGCAGAACTCCTTTTGTGGCCAACTGTATCGGCATGGGAGCCAATATTGTGTTGGACCCACTGCTTATCTTCGGCCTGGGGCCAATTCCCGGCATGGGAGTGGCCGGTGCAGCCATTGCAACGGTGACAGCCCAGTTCATCGTGGCTCTGGTCCTGGTTATTTCTATGAGAAGGGACCCTGTACTGGCATCCCAGATGCGGGTTTGGATTCCCACTCCTTTATCTAATATTAAAACCATGGTAAGGATTGGATTTCCGGCAGCAATTCAGAGTATGCTGTACTGCGGAATCTCTATGGTCCTTACCAGGTTCGTCACTGCATGGGGGGATACGGCGGTTGCAGTCCAGAGAGTAGGCGGCCAGATTGAATCCATATCCTGGATGACGGCAGATGGTTTTGGGACAGCTATCAATGCATTTGTCGGGCAGAACTATGGCGCGGGAAACCTGAAGCGGGTAAAGAAAGGTTACATGACAGCATCTGCCATCATGTTTATATGGGGCATTTTTACCACCTGCCTTCTCATATTTGGAGCGGCGCCCATATTCAGCCTGTTTATTCATGAGGCAGAGGTCATACCGGCCGGAGCTGATTATCTTCGGATTATTGGTTTTTCGGAAATGTTCATGTGCGTGGAGCTGATGACCGTAGGCGCCCTGTCCGGCATGGGAAAGACGATGGAGGCATCTGTCATAACCATTATCCTCACAGCTTCGCGCATTCCGCTTGCCGTGATTCTGGGAGGAACAGCCATGGGACTGAACGGCATTTGGTGGGCACTGACTATTTCAAGTATTGTAAAAGGAATCATTTTCTTTGTGTATTATCTTCATATCATGAAGAGGATGAAGGCATAG
- a CDS encoding iron-sulfur cluster assembly scaffold protein has protein sequence MIYSHEVEEMCTVAQGVHHGAAPIPEEAKWVKSKEVKDISGLTHGVGWCAPQQGACKLTLNVKEGIIQEALVETIGCSGMTHSAAMAAEILPGRTVLEALNTDLVCDAINTAMRELFLQIVYGRTQSAFSEDGLPVGAGLEDLGKGLRSQVGTMYGTLKKGPRYLEMAEGYVTGIALDADDQIIGYQFVSLGKMTDFIKKGDDPNTAWEKAQGQYGRVADAVKIIDPRKE, from the coding sequence ATGATTTATTCACATGAAGTAGAAGAGATGTGCACAGTTGCACAGGGCGTTCATCATGGCGCTGCTCCAATTCCGGAAGAAGCAAAATGGGTAAAATCAAAAGAAGTCAAAGACATTTCCGGCCTGACCCACGGCGTAGGCTGGTGTGCTCCTCAGCAGGGTGCCTGCAAGCTGACACTGAATGTAAAGGAAGGAATCATCCAGGAAGCCCTGGTTGAGACCATCGGATGTTCAGGTATGACACACTCCGCCGCTATGGCAGCAGAGATTCTGCCGGGACGTACTGTGTTAGAAGCTTTAAATACAGACTTGGTATGTGACGCTATCAATACAGCTATGAGAGAACTGTTCCTTCAGATTGTATACGGAAGAACACAGAGTGCATTCTCTGAGGATGGACTTCCTGTAGGAGCTGGTCTGGAAGATTTAGGAAAGGGCCTCCGTTCCCAGGTTGGAACCATGTACGGAACCCTGAAGAAAGGTCCCCGCTATTTGGAGATGGCTGAGGGTTATGTAACCGGTATTGCACTGGATGCAGACGATCAGATCATTGGTTATCAGTTCGTAAGCCTTGGCAAGATGACTGATTTCATCAAGAAGGGCGACGATCCTAACACAGCATGGGAGAAGGCACAGGGCCAGTACGGCCGCGTTGCTGACGCTGTTAAGATTATCGATCCACGTAAAGAATGA
- a CDS encoding GGGtGRT protein — protein sequence MALFESYERRIDKINSVLNSYGIASIEEAEKITKDAGLDVYDQVKKIQPICFENACWAYIVGAAIAIKKDCRRAADAAAAIGEGLQSFCIPGSVADQRKVGLGHGNLGKMLLEEETDCFCFLAGHESFAAAEGAIGIAEKANKVRQKPLRVILNGLGKDAAQIISRINGFTYVETEMDYYTGEVKELWRKSYSEGLRAKVNCYGANDVTEGVAIMWKEGVDVSITGNSTNPTRFQHPVAGTYKKECVEKGKKYFSVASGGGTGRTLHPDNMAAGPASYGMTDTMGRMHSDAQFAGSSSVPAHVEMMGLIGAGNNPMVGMTVAIAVSIEEASKAGKF from the coding sequence ATGGCATTATTTGAATCATATGAGAGAAGAATTGACAAAATCAATTCTGTATTAAACAGCTATGGCATTGCTTCCATTGAAGAAGCTGAGAAGATTACGAAAGATGCAGGCCTGGACGTATATGATCAGGTTAAGAAAATCCAGCCAATCTGCTTTGAGAACGCTTGCTGGGCATACATAGTAGGTGCTGCTATTGCTATTAAGAAGGACTGCAGAAGGGCTGCAGACGCGGCAGCAGCTATCGGCGAGGGCCTTCAGTCATTCTGTATTCCAGGTTCTGTTGCTGACCAGCGTAAGGTTGGTTTAGGACACGGCAACCTGGGCAAGATGCTTCTGGAAGAAGAGACCGACTGCTTCTGCTTCCTGGCAGGCCATGAGTCCTTTGCTGCTGCTGAGGGCGCTATCGGTATCGCTGAGAAGGCAAACAAGGTTCGTCAGAAACCACTGCGTGTTATCCTGAACGGTTTAGGAAAGGACGCTGCACAGATTATCTCCAGAATCAATGGATTTACCTATGTAGAGACAGAGATGGATTACTATACAGGCGAGGTTAAGGAGCTGTGGAGAAAGTCTTACTCCGAGGGACTTCGCGCAAAGGTTAACTGCTACGGCGCTAACGACGTAACAGAAGGCGTTGCTATCATGTGGAAGGAAGGCGTGGATGTTTCCATTACCGGTAACTCCACCAACCCAACCAGATTCCAGCACCCGGTTGCAGGAACCTATAAGAAGGAATGCGTAGAGAAGGGCAAAAAGTATTTCTCCGTGGCATCCGGCGGCGGTACAGGCCGTACCCTGCATCCTGACAACATGGCAGCCGGTCCTGCTTCCTACGGTATGACTGACACAATGGGACGTATGCATTCAGATGCTCAGTTCGCCGGTTCCTCTTCCGTGCCTGCACACGTAGAGATGATGGGTCTTATCGGTGCCGGCAATAACCCAATGGTTGGTATGACGGTGGCGATTGCGGTTAGCATCGAAGAAGCCTCTAAAGCTGGGAAATTCTAA
- a CDS encoding tRNA dihydrouridine synthase gives MKYYLAPMEGLTGYIYRNAYHACYHAMDKYFTPFLSPKANSKLSFRELNDILPEHNQGMYVVPQILTNQAGDFIQTAKELQEYGYSEINLNLGCPSGTVVSKHKGAGFLGRPDSLDRFLDEVCGKMDEMGMEVSVKTRLGLISPDEFTGLLEIYNRYPLKELILHPRVRTDYYKNTPNMPAFRGGFDGSRSPVCYNGDIFTISDYETLCGDYPELDRVMLGRGIISNPGLLDRIAAGRNSGGPGTDKETLKRFHQMIYEGYRQIMSGDRNVLFKMKELWACMIQIFSDNGKYIKRIKKSQRLEEYETAAAAVFRDLDILEGAGFRTY, from the coding sequence ATGAAATATTATTTAGCGCCCATGGAAGGCCTTACCGGCTATATATACCGCAATGCATACCATGCCTGCTATCATGCCATGGACAAGTACTTCACCCCATTCCTGTCTCCAAAGGCCAACAGCAAACTAAGCTTCAGGGAGTTAAACGACATCCTGCCGGAACACAACCAGGGTATGTACGTTGTCCCGCAGATACTCACAAATCAGGCAGGGGATTTTATACAGACAGCCAAGGAATTACAGGAGTACGGATATTCTGAGATAAACCTGAATCTGGGCTGTCCATCAGGCACCGTGGTATCCAAACACAAGGGGGCCGGTTTCCTGGGGCGGCCGGACAGCCTGGATCGGTTTCTGGACGAGGTGTGCGGGAAGATGGATGAGATGGGCATGGAGGTGTCTGTGAAAACCAGGCTGGGGCTGATATCGCCGGATGAATTCACGGGACTTTTAGAAATTTATAACCGGTATCCGCTGAAGGAATTAATCCTTCATCCCAGAGTCCGCACGGATTATTATAAGAATACCCCAAATATGCCGGCATTTCGCGGCGGGTTTGACGGCAGCCGGTCACCGGTGTGCTATAATGGGGATATATTTACTATATCTGACTATGAGACATTATGCGGAGATTATCCGGAATTGGATAGAGTAATGCTGGGCCGCGGGATCATATCCAATCCCGGACTGCTGGACAGGATTGCGGCAGGGAGGAATTCCGGTGGTCCGGGAACTGACAAAGAAACCTTAAAGCGATTCCACCAGATGATATACGAGGGCTACCGCCAAATCATGTCCGGAGACAGAAACGTCCTGTTTAAAATGAAGGAATTGTGGGCCTGTATGATTCAAATCTTTTCTGACAATGGAAAATATATTAAGAGAATAAAGAAATCCCAGAGACTGGAAGAGTACGAGACAGCGGCAGCTGCTGTATTCCGGGACCTGGATATCCTGGAGGGTGCCGGATTCCGCACGTATTAA
- a CDS encoding superoxide dismutase family protein, with protein MANQSVTPADIFADLLRFRAPAAIAWVRGGDAAPNLSGLVKFYQTPYSGVLVEAEIFNLPNKQEPGSTDFYAMHIHQNGDCSDDFTKTGDHYNPSGEPHPDHAGDLLPLLGNEGYAWLSFYDKRFSTDDIIGRSIVIHSHADDFTSQPSGNSGTKIGCGVIEKADYLKV; from the coding sequence ATGGCCAACCAATCCGTCACTCCTGCTGACATCTTTGCTGATTTGCTGCGCTTTCGGGCCCCTGCCGCCATTGCCTGGGTCAGAGGCGGGGATGCCGCGCCTAACTTAAGCGGCCTGGTAAAATTCTACCAGACTCCTTACAGTGGTGTGCTGGTGGAAGCCGAAATCTTCAATCTGCCCAACAAACAGGAACCCGGCTCCACAGACTTTTATGCCATGCACATCCACCAGAACGGTGATTGCTCTGATGACTTCACCAAAACAGGGGACCACTACAATCCGTCCGGCGAACCTCATCCGGACCACGCAGGCGACCTGCTTCCCCTTCTTGGAAACGAAGGTTATGCCTGGCTTTCCTTCTATGACAAGCGCTTCTCCACAGATGACATTATCGGCAGGTCCATCGTCATTCACAGTCATGCCGACGACTTTACATCCCAGCCCTCCGGAAACTCCGGGACCAAAATCGGATGTGGTGTCATTGAAAAAGCGGATTATCTAAAAGTATAG
- the greA gene encoding transcription elongation factor GreA — protein MYDNLTANDIKKMQEEIEYRKLVVRREALEAVKEARAHGDLSENFEYKAAKQDKNRNESRIRYLEKMIKTARIISNNSREGEVGLGDTVEVYIPDDDETERYKLVTTVRGNSLQGLISIDSPLGKAIRGRKMGDKVYVKVDDHFGYDVEIRSIDKTTEDDEDKLRSY, from the coding sequence ATGTATGATAATCTGACAGCCAATGACATAAAGAAAATGCAGGAAGAAATAGAATACCGCAAATTAGTGGTACGCAGGGAAGCCCTGGAGGCAGTGAAGGAAGCCAGGGCCCATGGGGATTTAAGTGAGAATTTTGAATATAAGGCAGCCAAGCAGGATAAGAACAGGAATGAGAGCAGGATTCGCTATCTGGAGAAAATGATAAAAACCGCCAGAATTATATCCAATAATTCCAGGGAAGGCGAAGTGGGCCTGGGAGATACAGTGGAGGTCTATATTCCTGATGATGATGAGACGGAACGTTATAAACTTGTAACTACTGTCAGAGGTAATTCCCTTCAGGGATTAATCAGTATTGATTCGCCCCTGGGCAAGGCCATAAGAGGCCGCAAGATGGGGGATAAGGTTTATGTGAAGGTAGACGATCATTTTGGATATGATGTGGAGATTCGCTCCATTGATAAGACCACGGAAGATGATGAAGATAAGCTGCGCAGTTATTAA
- a CDS encoding MATE family efflux transporter, translated as MAAVNMTEGSITKHLVDYSIPLILGNMFQLTYNAVDSIIAGRFIGKEALAAEGTASPVMNIVILGISGICMGASVLMSEFYGAGQKEKLKREMSTTVIFGCYFSVIIAILGGIFSKSLLGALGVPDEILGKAASYLSVIFLGAPFTYFYNAVSAALKSVGDSKTPLKFLAFSSILNAVLDLIFIGGLGFGIVCSAVTTVVAEAASAVLCITYVYRKIPMLQLRRGEFTMDRQLLRQTLRYGSITALQQSCQPIGKLLIQGAVNPLGVDMIAAFNAVNRIDDYAFTPEQSISHGITTFVAQNRGAGRKERIRKGFRRGLMLEACYWVFICITITLFRRPLMGLFVTAGNEGIVALGSSYLGLMALFYVFPAFTNGIQGFFRGMGNMSVTLLGTFVQTSLRVVFVYLLTPGIGLLGVAYACAIGWSVMLLVEVPYYFWFMKDK; from the coding sequence ATGGCGGCAGTTAACATGACAGAAGGCAGCATTACAAAACATCTGGTGGACTATTCCATTCCCCTGATTCTGGGAAATATGTTCCAGCTCACCTACAATGCAGTGGATTCCATCATCGCCGGCAGATTCATAGGAAAGGAAGCGCTGGCAGCGGAAGGTACGGCCAGTCCGGTGATGAATATTGTCATACTCGGCATATCGGGTATCTGTATGGGTGCGTCTGTGCTGATGAGTGAGTTCTATGGAGCAGGCCAGAAAGAAAAACTGAAACGGGAAATGTCTACAACAGTCATATTCGGCTGCTATTTTTCGGTGATAATAGCCATACTTGGTGGAATTTTCTCAAAGTCTCTGCTGGGAGCACTGGGAGTGCCGGATGAGATACTGGGCAAGGCGGCTTCTTACCTGTCTGTTATTTTTCTTGGAGCGCCGTTTACTTACTTTTATAACGCGGTATCGGCTGCCCTTAAAAGTGTGGGTGATTCCAAAACACCACTTAAGTTTTTAGCTTTTTCTTCTATATTAAACGCGGTTTTGGATCTGATTTTTATTGGGGGGCTGGGATTTGGCATCGTATGCTCAGCTGTTACCACGGTAGTGGCGGAGGCGGCCTCAGCTGTTCTCTGCATAACATATGTATACAGAAAAATTCCCATGCTGCAGTTGAGACGGGGAGAGTTCACCATGGACAGGCAGCTTCTCAGGCAGACACTGCGTTACGGCAGTATTACAGCCTTGCAGCAATCCTGCCAGCCCATCGGAAAGCTGTTGATTCAGGGTGCTGTCAATCCGCTGGGCGTGGATATGATTGCGGCCTTCAACGCGGTCAATCGTATTGATGACTATGCCTTTACCCCTGAGCAGAGCATTTCACATGGAATTACCACATTTGTGGCGCAGAACAGAGGGGCGGGCAGGAAGGAACGCATCAGGAAGGGATTCAGGAGAGGCCTTATGCTGGAAGCATGTTACTGGGTGTTTATCTGCATAACCATCACATTATTCAGAAGGCCGCTTATGGGGCTGTTTGTAACGGCGGGAAATGAAGGAATTGTGGCATTGGGCAGCAGTTATCTGGGACTGATGGCGTTATTTTATGTGTTTCCAGCATTTACCAATGGGATTCAGGGATTTTTCAGGGGAATGGGAAACATGAGCGTCACACTGTTGGGAACCTTTGTCCAGACCAGCCTGCGAGTGGTATTTGTATACCTGCTGACGCCTGGAATCGGACTTTTGGGGGTTGCATATGCCTGTGCCATAGGCTGGAGTGTCATGCTTTTGGTGGAGGTTCCTTACTATTTTTGGTTTATGAAGGATAAATAA
- a CDS encoding AfsR/SARP family transcriptional regulator translates to MKEEGTYYPARDREGLTVFMMGSIMLEYNRKPLQIPGGPSGKVLQLVLILLYSGEEGVHREELLDMLYGNGECSNPSGSLRATVFRLRKLLEGSELPPREYIRTDGGIYRWDGGELPVYIDARDFENTAKVALRNHDEALLKRACSLYQGEFLAQLAGEKWVSVVGVRYQELYFSCLRVASSLMKKNREYNGLLEICNYACELYPYEECQIMKIDCLIAMKRFKEAMQVYDTAVSQYFEEQGLPPSEKMLERFRIMSGQIRYTSDTLKDIRDSLHERDRINGPYYCAYPAFIDCYRLLARMAERVDFSSVLLCCTLLDSKGKPLDTGGELLKTASEKLHDAIGKSLRKGDLFTCYNPSQYLVMLNGTSNEYCLRIYERIDRNLHLWDGGRKVKLNYQVMPESLI, encoded by the coding sequence ATGAAGGAGGAAGGTACATATTATCCGGCCAGAGACAGGGAAGGCCTGACCGTTTTTATGATGGGAAGCATCATGCTGGAATATAACAGAAAGCCCCTGCAGATTCCCGGAGGGCCTTCGGGAAAGGTACTGCAGCTGGTTCTTATATTGCTTTATTCGGGTGAGGAGGGCGTACACAGGGAGGAGCTTCTGGATATGCTTTACGGAAATGGTGAATGCTCCAATCCTTCGGGGAGTTTACGGGCTACGGTATTCCGGCTCCGCAAACTTTTGGAGGGTAGTGAGCTGCCGCCACGGGAATATATCCGCACAGACGGAGGAATCTACAGATGGGATGGCGGGGAACTGCCGGTGTACATTGATGCCAGGGATTTTGAGAATACGGCAAAGGTGGCCCTGCGCAACCATGATGAGGCACTCTTGAAACGGGCCTGTAGTCTGTATCAGGGGGAATTTCTGGCCCAGCTTGCAGGTGAGAAATGGGTATCAGTGGTGGGAGTCCGCTATCAGGAGCTTTATTTCAGCTGTCTGCGGGTTGCCAGCAGTCTCATGAAGAAAAACCGGGAATACAACGGACTTCTGGAGATATGTAATTATGCCTGCGAGCTGTATCCATATGAGGAATGCCAGATTATGAAAATTGACTGTCTCATTGCCATGAAGCGGTTCAAGGAGGCCATGCAGGTATACGATACAGCTGTTTCACAGTATTTTGAGGAACAGGGACTGCCTCCTTCCGAGAAGATGCTGGAACGGTTCCGTATCATGAGCGGACAGATTCGTTATACATCCGATACGCTAAAGGATATAAGAGACAGTCTTCATGAGAGGGACAGGATTAACGGGCCTTATTACTGTGCGTACCCGGCCTTTATCGACTGTTACCGGCTTTTGGCCCGTATGGCGGAGCGGGTGGATTTTTCCAGTGTACTGCTGTGCTGTACTTTGCTGGATTCTAAGGGGAAGCCTCTGGATACAGGCGGAGAGCTTTTAAAAACCGCGTCAGAGAAGCTCCACGATGCCATCGGAAAGTCCCTCAGGAAAGGGGATTTATTTACCTGTTATAATCCCAGCCAATATCTGGTTATGCTAAACGGCACGTCCAATGAGTATTGCCTGCGGATTTATGAGCGGATTGACAGGAACCTGCATCTTTGGGATGGGGGCAGGAAGGTGAAGCTTAATTACCAGGTGATGCCGGAGAGCCTGATATAG